A genomic segment from Deinococcus sp. YIM 77859 encodes:
- a CDS encoding heme lyase CcmF/NrfE family subunit has translation MLNLISFEASALGALGQLSLLGALALTLGGTWLAALGGFRADPRATEAARRATWAVFALVSLGTLVLMVALLRDDFSVRYVAEHSMRASPTWVKVTSLWGALEGSILLWTWLLSGYAFLLSLTLRRDALRPWALGAMFVSLLFFVGVCATVASPFTPLAQLPADGRGPNPALQNHWMMAVHPVLLYLGFVGLSVPFAYAVAALITGRLSDHWVVVTRRWTLTAWAFLTAAIVAGGWWSYETLGWGGYWAWDPVENASFIPWLLATAFLHSVQIQERRGLMRSWNVWLIVLAYASTVLGTFLNRSGIVQSVHAFAGGPVGPVFLGFLAFLLVLGIGLAAWRAPLLRDEADPPAPVSREGAFLAGNWLFLVFAVMVLIGTLFPTFVEALQGRRDTSVGPAFYNAFAIPLGLGLLLLMGLGPLLPWRRADGQSLWRALRPLLLAGLGVALVAFLLGVRAWGVLGTVALAAYNLAGLGLLTARAARQRGGDVFGLMREQPRRYGAYLAHAGLVVMALGIAFSGAYRQDAQVTLNVGAAPVRLLNETLALQGTRQDTKPYGNSAVARVLIDGQPFEARLNTYVQGGNTSFPAPAVRYGLLGDTYLVVTAFDPQGRWASVRLIESPLVSWIWWGTLIVVLGAGLTLLPPRRAPTRVPSVRTAPATD, from the coding sequence GTGCTGAACCTGATCTCCTTTGAGGCGAGCGCGCTGGGAGCCCTTGGGCAGCTCAGCCTGCTGGGGGCCCTCGCCTTGACGCTGGGCGGCACCTGGTTGGCCGCGCTGGGGGGCTTCCGGGCCGACCCCCGCGCCACCGAGGCTGCGCGGCGGGCGACGTGGGCCGTCTTTGCCCTCGTCAGCCTGGGCACGCTGGTGCTGATGGTGGCCCTGCTGCGCGACGACTTTTCCGTGCGGTACGTGGCGGAACACTCCATGCGCGCCTCTCCGACCTGGGTCAAGGTCACGAGCCTGTGGGGCGCGCTCGAGGGCTCTATCCTGCTGTGGACCTGGCTGCTTTCGGGGTACGCCTTTCTTCTCAGCCTCACGCTGCGGCGCGACGCGCTGCGGCCCTGGGCGCTGGGCGCGATGTTCGTCAGCCTGCTCTTTTTCGTGGGGGTCTGCGCGACGGTCGCCAGCCCCTTTACGCCGCTGGCACAGCTTCCCGCCGACGGTCGTGGGCCGAATCCCGCCCTCCAGAACCACTGGATGATGGCCGTTCACCCGGTGCTGCTGTACCTGGGTTTCGTGGGCCTCAGCGTGCCCTTTGCCTATGCGGTTGCCGCCCTGATCACGGGCCGCCTCTCGGATCACTGGGTCGTCGTCACGCGGCGCTGGACGCTCACCGCCTGGGCGTTCCTCACCGCCGCGATTGTCGCGGGTGGCTGGTGGAGCTACGAGACGCTGGGTTGGGGCGGCTACTGGGCTTGGGACCCGGTGGAGAATGCCTCCTTCATCCCCTGGCTGCTGGCGACCGCTTTTCTCCACAGCGTGCAGATTCAGGAGCGCCGGGGGCTGATGCGCTCGTGGAACGTGTGGCTGATCGTGCTGGCGTACGCCTCCACCGTGCTGGGCACATTCCTGAACCGCTCGGGCATCGTGCAGAGCGTCCACGCCTTTGCGGGAGGGCCGGTGGGACCGGTCTTTCTGGGCTTTCTCGCCTTCCTGCTTGTTCTGGGGATCGGCCTGGCGGCCTGGCGCGCGCCCCTGCTGCGCGACGAGGCCGACCCCCCGGCCCCGGTGAGCCGCGAGGGGGCCTTTTTGGCTGGGAACTGGCTCTTTCTGGTGTTCGCCGTGATGGTGCTGATCGGGACCCTCTTCCCAACCTTTGTCGAGGCGCTGCAGGGGCGGCGGGACACCTCGGTCGGCCCCGCCTTCTACAACGCCTTTGCCATCCCGCTGGGGCTTGGCCTGCTGCTCTTGATGGGTCTAGGACCGCTGCTGCCGTGGCGGCGGGCCGACGGGCAAAGCCTCTGGCGGGCGCTGCGGCCCCTGCTGCTCGCCGGGCTGGGGGTAGCGCTGGTCGCGTTCCTGCTGGGCGTGCGGGCCTGGGGTGTGCTGGGCACGGTGGCCCTGGCGGCCTACAACCTCGCCGGGCTGGGCCTGCTCACCGCCCGCGCCGCGCGGCAACGGGGGGGTGACGTTTTCGGCCTGATGCGCGAGCAGCCTCGGCGCTACGGGGCCTACCTCGCCCACGCGGGCCTGGTCGTGATGGCGCTGGGCATCGCCTTTTCGGGCGCGTACCGGCAGGACGCGCAGGTCACCCTCAACGTCGGTGCGGCCCCGGTGCGGCTTCTGAACGAGACGCTGGCGCTGCAGGGCACCCGGCAGGACACCAAACCCTACGGAAACTCCGCGGTCGCGCGCGTCCTGATTGACGGGCAACCCTTTGAGGCGCGGCTGAACACCTACGTGCAGGGCGGGAACACGTCCTTTCCCGCCCCCGCCGTGCGCTACGGCCTCCTGGGGGACACGTATCTCGTCGTCACCGCCTTCGATCCGCAGGGCCGCTGGGCCAGCGTGCGCCTGATCGAAAGCCCGCTGGTGTCGTGGATCTGGTGGGGCACGCTGATCGTGGTGCTGGGCGCGGGCCTGACCCTGCTCCCCCCACGGCGAGCGCCGACGCGTGTGCCCAGCGTGCGGACCGCTCCCGCTACCGACTGA
- the ccmE gene encoding cytochrome c maturation protein CcmE: MTAPSPLPRARRHRRSPLPAALGVLALVALTAFIAFGNLGRSLEYFVTPTEYLQQRAEFEGRPLRIGGLVKAVRYDPQTLELKFNVTDGGATFPVEYRGAVSDLFKENQGVVVRGEFQGNTFHATELVVKHSEEYHVPQTQAELKDLLRQSE; encoded by the coding sequence ATGACGGCCCCCTCTCCCCTGCCACGAGCTCGGCGGCACCGGCGTAGCCCCCTTCCCGCCGCGCTGGGCGTGCTGGCGCTGGTGGCGCTCACCGCCTTCATCGCCTTTGGGAACCTGGGGAGGAGCCTGGAATACTTCGTGACGCCAACCGAGTACCTGCAGCAGCGCGCCGAGTTCGAGGGCCGTCCCCTGCGCATCGGCGGTCTGGTGAAGGCCGTTCGGTACGACCCGCAGACGCTGGAGCTGAAGTTCAACGTGACGGACGGCGGCGCGACTTTCCCGGTGGAGTACCGCGGCGCGGTGAGCGACCTCTTCAAGGAAAACCAAGGCGTGGTTGTGCGCGGCGAATTCCAGGGAAACACCTTCCACGCCACTGAACTTGTCGTCAAGCACTCCGAGGAGTACCACGTGCCGCAGACCCAGGCCGAACTCAAGGACCTGCTGCGGCAGAGCGAGTGA
- the ccmD gene encoding heme exporter protein CcmD: MDKYSGYVVIVYVVTFVLLAAYLAWIGLRLRALREEERE, encoded by the coding sequence GTGGATAAGTACAGCGGTTACGTGGTTATCGTGTACGTGGTGACGTTTGTGCTGCTCGCGGCCTATCTGGCCTGGATAGGGCTGCGGCTGCGCGCGCTGCGTGAGGAGGAACGGGAATGA
- the ccsA gene encoding cytochrome c biogenesis protein CcsA — protein MRQDRMTTLLGAATLLALVTTAVLGLRTPLDVNQGSLVRLMFVHVPTAWLSYLAYGGTGLFGLLYLLTRARRWDRLAMSSAEIGVLFTVATIVGGMLWAKPTWGVYWVWDARLTTTALSLVVYGGYLLIRSLIDDPERRARVSAVIGLVGTLYVPVNYMAVEWWRGVHQTQTLKLLGDIRFDAAPIYGWVLLAATLAFTLLYLYLLRVRGILAAREEAREERELREDLAKVEVPARG, from the coding sequence ATGAGACAAGACCGCATGACGACGCTGCTGGGGGCCGCCACCCTGCTCGCCTTGGTGACCACCGCAGTGCTGGGCCTGCGCACGCCGCTCGATGTGAATCAGGGGTCACTGGTGCGGCTGATGTTTGTACACGTGCCCACGGCCTGGCTGAGTTACCTCGCCTACGGCGGGACGGGCCTTTTCGGGCTGCTGTACCTGCTGACCCGAGCGAGGCGCTGGGACCGCCTGGCGATGAGCAGCGCAGAGATCGGAGTGCTCTTTACGGTGGCAACCATCGTGGGTGGAATGCTGTGGGCCAAGCCGACCTGGGGGGTGTATTGGGTGTGGGACGCCAGGCTCACCACCACCGCGCTGAGCCTGGTCGTGTACGGCGGTTATCTGCTGATTCGTTCCCTGATCGACGACCCCGAGCGCCGGGCACGGGTGTCGGCGGTGATCGGCCTGGTGGGCACGCTGTACGTGCCGGTCAACTACATGGCGGTGGAGTGGTGGCGGGGCGTGCACCAGACCCAGACGCTCAAGCTGCTGGGGGACATCCGCTTCGACGCTGCGCCCATCTACGGCTGGGTGCTGCTGGCCGCCACCCTGGCCTTTACCCTGCTGTATCTCTACCTGCTGCGTGTGCGGGGCATCCTGGCCGCGCGCGAGGAAGCGCGTGAGGAACGTGAACTGCGAGAAGACCTCGCGAAGGTGGAGGTGCCGGCGCGTGGATAA
- a CDS encoding RNA-guided endonuclease TnpB family protein, translated as MATATLTLKLPFLDLNAVKGREFERLQALNTEVANGILGLPHEVRRKLTTKGFGHVEIGSAWMNQTIRNVNAQKKAKSFRRMPLETNNQGWTLHRVGDTYSVGFGLLRGVKRRIPLQVHQSKHGEVLERILSGEAKQGTPRLTRSKRGVWYACISVSWDVPDPSQTTRFIGVDRGQNHLAVAATPEGTPKFWTFARIRQIREHYANKRRRLQKAGKYKTVKRLEQKETRTVRHINHIISKEVVAYAVGHGCGMRLEDLSGIRSSKQPRGVKRNAAHNRDYWPYYDLEQKILYKAGLSGVAVEKVPPQYTSKTCCKCGAIGERQRHDFRCERCGYRGHADHNAARNIGAWLGMACLLELHVAAGGVHGTPWAG; from the coding sequence GTGGCTACGGCAACCCTCACCCTCAAGCTCCCTTTTCTCGACCTGAACGCGGTCAAGGGGAGGGAGTTCGAGAGGTTGCAAGCCCTCAACACCGAGGTCGCCAACGGAATTCTTGGGTTGCCCCACGAGGTGCGGCGCAAGCTGACCACGAAGGGCTTCGGACATGTTGAGATTGGCTCGGCCTGGATGAATCAGACCATCCGCAACGTCAACGCCCAGAAGAAGGCCAAGTCCTTCCGCCGTATGCCCCTGGAGACGAACAATCAGGGTTGGACGCTCCATAGGGTCGGGGATACCTACTCGGTTGGGTTTGGACTGCTGCGCGGCGTGAAGCGTCGGATTCCTCTACAAGTCCATCAGAGCAAACACGGCGAGGTGCTGGAGCGGATTCTCAGCGGCGAGGCCAAGCAAGGCACGCCGCGACTGACCCGTTCCAAGCGCGGCGTCTGGTACGCCTGCATCTCGGTGAGTTGGGACGTTCCCGACCCGTCGCAGACCACCCGATTCATCGGAGTGGACAGGGGCCAGAACCACCTTGCCGTGGCAGCAACACCCGAAGGGACTCCGAAGTTCTGGACGTTCGCCCGTATCCGGCAGATTCGCGAACACTACGCCAATAAGCGGCGCAGGCTGCAGAAGGCCGGGAAGTATAAGACGGTGAAGCGTCTGGAACAGAAGGAAACCCGCACGGTGCGTCATATCAACCACATCATCAGCAAGGAAGTCGTGGCCTACGCCGTCGGGCACGGGTGCGGGATGCGCCTCGAGGACTTGTCTGGGATTCGTTCCAGCAAGCAGCCCAGGGGAGTGAAGCGCAACGCCGCCCACAACCGGGACTACTGGCCGTACTACGACCTTGAACAGAAGATTCTGTACAAGGCGGGTTTGAGCGGAGTCGCGGTGGAGAAGGTGCCGCCGCAGTACACGTCCAAGACGTGCTGCAAGTGCGGGGCCATCGGAGAGAGGCAGCGCCATGACTTCCGTTGCGAGAGATGTGGCTACCGAGGCCACGCCGACCACAACGCCGCTAGAAATATCGGCGCGTGGCTGGGGATGGCCTGCCTGCTGGAGCTTCATGTTGCGGCAGGCGGGGTGCATGGCACACCCTGGGCTGGGTAA
- a CDS encoding heme exporter protein CcmB: MQPRAWTAEEDTPHASPTGLQSALTVALKDLRVAGRTRDTLLATAFFAGLVLLVLGLALGGEGAGRTPAQTADVATGAVWTALALAAAVGAQRAFAQEQEAGALEQLTLYPGPHGALYVGKLLGVAGPLLLVTALILPAGLILFGAAGAGRAVPWAELIWPTVLGVMGFAAATTFYGAITVNLRAREALLPALAFPILVPVVIASVKATSLLLTSGWTPEVTTWVTFLAAFDLGTVILATLLFGYAVEG; this comes from the coding sequence GTGCAACCTAGAGCCTGGACCGCAGAAGAAGACACGCCCCACGCTTCGCCCACTGGGCTTCAGTCCGCCCTCACCGTCGCCCTCAAGGACCTGCGCGTGGCCGGGCGCACCCGCGATACGCTCCTTGCCACCGCCTTTTTCGCGGGGCTGGTGCTGTTGGTGCTGGGGCTGGCGCTGGGCGGAGAGGGTGCGGGACGAACCCCGGCGCAGACGGCAGATGTGGCGACGGGTGCCGTCTGGACGGCGCTAGCGCTCGCCGCCGCCGTGGGCGCGCAGCGCGCCTTTGCACAGGAGCAGGAGGCGGGGGCACTCGAACAACTCACCCTGTATCCGGGACCGCACGGGGCGCTGTACGTGGGCAAGCTGCTGGGCGTGGCGGGGCCGCTGCTGCTGGTCACGGCCTTGATTCTCCCGGCGGGTCTGATCCTGTTCGGGGCGGCGGGGGCGGGGCGGGCGGTGCCGTGGGCCGAGCTCATCTGGCCCACCGTGCTGGGCGTGATGGGGTTCGCGGCGGCAACGACCTTTTACGGGGCGATCACCGTGAACCTGCGGGCAAGGGAGGCGCTGCTTCCGGCGCTGGCTTTTCCCATCCTCGTCCCCGTTGTGATCGCCAGCGTCAAGGCCACCAGCCTGCTGCTGACGAGCGGCTGGACACCCGAGGTGACGACCTGGGTGACGTTCCTGGCCGCCTTCGACCTGGGAACGGTGATTCTGGCAACGCTGCTGTTCGGGTACGCCGTGGAGGGGTGA
- a CDS encoding ABC transporter ATP-binding protein, which translates to MEQERRPGQPRFPTHALQLRDVWLRLGREVILRGVTLDVPAGEGVTLLGENGAGKTTLLRLLASGLRPTRGEGRVLGFDLRDSRAVRDCVHLMPVDGGLYPDLTCTENLDFALSMHGQRGDVAGVLRRVGLERAASRRVRFLSAGMRKRLALARASLLARPLTLVDEPFANLDDGGRQLTLELLGDLAAQGVTLVVAAHEPQLAVQIAPRAVRLAAGKVEERAT; encoded by the coding sequence GTGGAACAGGAACGCCGTCCCGGTCAACCCCGATTCCCCACGCACGCTCTTCAGCTGCGCGACGTCTGGCTCCGGCTGGGCCGAGAGGTGATCCTGCGCGGCGTGACGCTCGACGTACCGGCAGGAGAGGGCGTGACCCTGCTGGGTGAGAACGGGGCAGGCAAGACGACGCTGCTGCGGCTGCTCGCCTCGGGCCTGCGGCCCACGCGGGGGGAGGGGCGGGTGCTGGGCTTCGACCTGCGGGACAGCCGGGCGGTGCGCGACTGCGTGCACCTCATGCCGGTGGACGGCGGGCTGTACCCCGACCTCACCTGCACGGAAAACCTCGACTTTGCCCTGAGCATGCACGGGCAGCGCGGGGACGTGGCGGGGGTGCTGCGGCGGGTGGGCCTGGAACGGGCGGCGAGTCGCCGAGTCCGTTTCCTCTCGGCGGGGATGCGCAAGCGCCTCGCCCTGGCACGGGCCTCCCTGCTCGCCCGGCCCCTCACCCTGGTGGACGAGCCCTTCGCCAACCTGGACGACGGCGGGCGGCAGCTCACCCTGGAGTTGCTCGGGGACCTCGCCGCGCAGGGCGTGACGCTGGTGGTCGCCGCGCACGAACCGCAGCTTGCGGTGCAGATCGCTCCACGAGCGGTGCGGCTGGCCGCGGGGAAGGTGGAGGAACGTGCAACCTAG
- a CDS encoding cytochrome c biogenesis CcdA family protein, whose protein sequence is MFAPSGAPSVTVAFLAGLFSFLSPCVLPLVPSYLGVIGGARAPLARALGFILGFGLVFIALGATASSLGALLAPHKIVLGRLAAVLIVFFGLVMLGVIRLPGLMRDTRALAKADGYGPVALGAAFAFGWSPCLGPALGSILGLAASSASLSTGVGLLAAYTLGLALPFGLAALLWHRLNLRRLHRYAGVFEKVGGAVLVLVGGLMLTGQFTRLATFFYEVMPAWLRV, encoded by the coding sequence ATGTTCGCCCCCTCCGGTGCCCCGTCCGTCACGGTGGCTTTCTTAGCGGGCCTGTTCTCCTTTCTGAGCCCGTGTGTGCTGCCGCTGGTGCCCAGTTATCTGGGCGTGATCGGCGGGGCGCGGGCACCGCTTGCGCGCGCGCTGGGCTTTATCCTGGGCTTCGGGCTGGTCTTTATCGCGCTGGGTGCGACCGCGAGCAGCCTGGGGGCGCTCCTGGCGCCGCACAAGATCGTGCTGGGGCGTCTGGCGGCGGTGCTCATCGTCTTTTTTGGGCTGGTGATGCTGGGCGTGATCCGCCTGCCCGGGCTGATGCGGGACACACGGGCCCTGGCGAAGGCGGACGGGTACGGTCCCGTCGCGCTGGGTGCCGCCTTTGCCTTCGGCTGGAGTCCGTGCCTGGGCCCGGCGCTGGGCAGCATTCTGGGGTTGGCCGCGAGCAGCGCGAGCCTGAGCACCGGCGTGGGCCTGCTCGCCGCGTACACGCTGGGCCTGGCCCTGCCGTTTGGGCTGGCGGCCCTGCTGTGGCACCGCCTGAACCTGCGCCGCCTTCACCGCTACGCGGGCGTGTTCGAAAAGGTGGGCGGCGCCGTGCTCGTGCTCGTCGGGGGGCTGATGCTGACCGGACAATTCACGCGCCTGGCGACATTCTTCTATGAGGTGATGCCGGCGTGGCTGAGGGTGTAA
- a CDS encoding MFS transporter, which translates to MTESPTLSPAARRARQLATTGLILGVFLAALESSVVATAMPSVIADLGGQRMYALPFAVYLLTSTVSSPLWGRASDMLGRRRLYLTGVVLFLLGSALCGLAQSMGWLVAARALQGLGAGAVLPLTMTIVGETYSLQERGRVQAFISGVWGLSGLLGPLLGGWLTDTLSWRWTFYASLPFGLAALLIAARHLRETANTRPARLDWAGAALFTLGSGLTVWGLEGRAWLLVGLGLLILLAAVAVERRHPDPLLPMRALGQRTTAVAFAGNLLGGAAYFGVIAYLPLYAQGVGGGSATGAGAILTPMLVGWTLASILGARLLTRVPLARLAQLGFLVLTATFAALTFAVHQPLWVTSALGFVVGMGMGFAMLSLLLSAQEQAARTELGAVTSGVLFARQMGGALGVALMALLIGSAAIATGGRALAEGLGRAYLLALGLVAAGLVLSLTLPRLRVKPAPQTP; encoded by the coding sequence ATGACGGAGTCGCCGACCCTTTCTCCTGCCGCGCGGCGTGCCCGGCAGCTTGCGACGACCGGCCTGATCCTGGGCGTCTTTTTGGCCGCCCTCGAATCCAGCGTGGTCGCGACCGCCATGCCCAGCGTGATCGCCGATCTCGGTGGCCAGCGGATGTATGCGCTGCCCTTTGCGGTGTACCTGCTGACAAGCACGGTGAGTAGCCCGCTGTGGGGCCGCGCCTCGGATATGCTGGGACGGCGACGGCTGTACCTGACCGGCGTGGTGCTGTTTTTGCTGGGGAGTGCCCTGTGCGGCCTCGCGCAGAGCATGGGCTGGTTGGTGGCCGCGCGGGCCCTCCAGGGCCTGGGGGCAGGCGCCGTGCTGCCCCTCACCATGACCATCGTGGGGGAAACGTACTCGCTTCAGGAACGCGGGCGAGTCCAGGCGTTCATCAGCGGCGTGTGGGGTCTCTCGGGCCTGCTGGGGCCGCTGCTGGGCGGTTGGCTGACCGATACCCTGTCGTGGCGCTGGACCTTCTACGCCAGCCTGCCGTTTGGGCTGGCAGCCCTGCTGATCGCCGCCCGGCACCTGCGCGAGACAGCGAACACCCGGCCTGCGCGGCTCGACTGGGCGGGCGCTGCGCTCTTTACGCTGGGCAGCGGCCTGACCGTGTGGGGCCTGGAGGGCCGGGCGTGGCTGCTGGTCGGGCTGGGCCTGCTCATCCTGCTGGCGGCGGTGGCGGTCGAGCGGCGGCACCCGGACCCCCTGTTGCCCATGCGTGCGTTGGGGCAGCGCACCACCGCCGTCGCTTTTGCCGGGAACCTGCTGGGCGGCGCGGCGTACTTCGGGGTGATCGCGTACCTGCCGCTCTACGCGCAGGGCGTGGGCGGCGGCAGCGCGACCGGAGCGGGGGCCATCCTCACGCCCATGCTGGTGGGGTGGACGCTGGCGAGCATCCTGGGCGCGCGGCTGCTGACCCGGGTGCCCCTTGCGCGGCTGGCTCAGCTCGGTTTTCTGGTCCTGACCGCCACCTTTGCAGCCCTCACGTTCGCGGTTCATCAGCCGCTGTGGGTCACGTCCGCGCTGGGATTCGTGGTGGGCATGGGCATGGGCTTTGCCATGCTGAGTCTGCTCCTCTCGGCGCAGGAACAGGCGGCCCGCACCGAATTGGGGGCCGTCACGAGCGGCGTGCTGTTTGCGCGGCAGATGGGCGGCGCGCTGGGGGTCGCACTCATGGCGCTGCTGATCGGTTCCGCTGCTATCGCGACGGGCGGGCGCGCCCTGGCAGAGGGGCTAGGGCGCGCGTACCTCCTCGCGCTGGGCCTTGTCGCCGCTGGGCTGGTGCTCAGCCTGACCCTCCCGCGGCTCAGGGTGAAACCGGCCCCGCAGACGCCCTGA
- a CDS encoding NAD(P)-dependent oxidoreductase, with the protein MKILLIGGTGMVGSRILAEAQSRGHDVTAVSRHGERRLDANDTEALRAALTGQDALVVALGPSRTDQDAPRLVDTYRRILDAVRGSGVRVLFVGGAGSLFAAPGVRLVDTPEFPEAYRAEALQAAEALDLLRGVHDVNWTYFSPAIVLAPSERTGRYRLGREEPVLNSAGESFISAEDYAVALLDELEQPRHERQRFTAGS; encoded by the coding sequence ATGAAGATTCTGCTGATCGGCGGTACCGGTATGGTCGGTTCCCGCATCCTCGCTGAAGCGCAGTCGCGCGGCCACGACGTCACCGCCGTTTCCCGTCACGGGGAAAGACGTCTGGACGCGAACGACACCGAAGCCCTGCGCGCCGCCCTCACGGGCCAAGACGCCCTCGTCGTCGCCCTCGGGCCCAGCCGGACCGACCAGGATGCGCCGAGGCTCGTCGACACCTACCGCCGCATCCTCGACGCGGTGCGGGGCAGCGGGGTTCGTGTTCTCTTCGTGGGTGGGGCGGGCAGCCTGTTCGCCGCCCCCGGGGTCCGTCTGGTGGACACCCCCGAGTTTCCAGAAGCCTACAGGGCCGAGGCGCTGCAGGCGGCGGAGGCCCTCGACCTCCTGCGCGGGGTGCACGACGTGAACTGGACCTACTTCAGCCCCGCCATCGTGCTCGCGCCCAGTGAACGGACGGGACGCTACCGGCTGGGCCGCGAAGAACCCGTCTTGAACAGCGCGGGAGAGAGCTTCATCAGCGCCGAGGACTACGCGGTCGCCCTGCTGGACGAACTCGAACAGCCCCGCCACGAGCGGCAACGCTTCACGGCCGGCTCCTGA
- a CDS encoding Rrf2 family transcriptional regulator, whose amino-acid sequence MTERAHTGKLSTRTAMAVHLLTLVEAEPAAAHSSEWLAGSLGVHPVVVRQITSRLRAAGLVETRRGKAGLRLTRPAREITLLDVYRAVEAEDALLALHVRPNPSCPVGSRIQAALEDVFEDAQRAFERSLAAHSVADVTARVLSRAG is encoded by the coding sequence ATGACGGAGCGCGCCCACACGGGAAAACTCAGCACGCGAACGGCGATGGCGGTTCATCTCCTCACGCTGGTGGAGGCCGAGCCCGCGGCGGCCCATTCGAGCGAGTGGCTGGCGGGCAGCCTGGGCGTTCATCCGGTGGTGGTGCGGCAGATCACATCCCGGCTGCGCGCGGCTGGACTGGTCGAAACGCGCCGGGGCAAGGCGGGGCTGCGCCTGACTCGCCCTGCCCGCGAGATCACCCTGCTCGACGTGTACCGCGCCGTCGAGGCCGAGGATGCCCTGCTTGCCCTGCACGTCCGCCCCAACCCGTCTTGCCCGGTCGGCTCGAGGATTCAGGCTGCCCTGGAGGACGTGTTCGAGGACGCCCAACGGGCCTTCGAGCGTTCCTTGGCCGCCCACAGCGTCGCGGACGTGACGGCCCGGGTGCTCTCCCGCGCTGGGTGA
- a CDS encoding MDR family oxidoreductase, with protein sequence MTQPAPHLPEQFRALRAVKDETGVRTEFQQLTPADLPPGDTVVRVTHSSLNYKDGLAVAGRPGVLKSYPITPGIDLAGEVVHDETGTYAPGTPVLLTGWGIGERQDGGYAEYARVRSEWLVPLPEGTDAEWAMSVGTAGFTAMLAVLALEEHGVTPAQGEVLVTGAAGGVGSTAISLLAAAGFTVTASTGRPQEADYLRSLGAAKVIGREELPALQRPLEKERWAGVVDTVGAETLAGALASTRVHGSVAACGLAGGSALHTTVFPFILRGVNLLGIDSVTCPTERRRAAWARLARDLPAARLAEVTQVRPLADVPALAEEILAGRVRGRTVIAVAASPDKLSR encoded by the coding sequence ATGACTCAGCCTGCCCCTCACCTGCCCGAGCAGTTCCGTGCCCTGCGCGCCGTGAAGGACGAAACGGGCGTCCGCACCGAGTTTCAGCAGCTCACCCCCGCGGACCTGCCGCCCGGGGACACCGTGGTGCGGGTGACGCACTCCAGCCTGAACTATAAAGACGGCCTCGCGGTTGCAGGCCGCCCCGGCGTCTTGAAGTCGTATCCCATCACCCCCGGCATCGACCTGGCGGGTGAGGTGGTGCACGACGAGACGGGCACCTATGCACCCGGCACGCCCGTCCTGCTGACCGGCTGGGGCATCGGCGAGCGGCAGGACGGCGGATACGCCGAGTACGCGCGGGTGCGGTCCGAATGGCTCGTGCCCCTTCCCGAGGGCACGGATGCCGAGTGGGCGATGAGCGTGGGGACCGCGGGCTTTACCGCGATGCTCGCCGTGCTGGCTCTGGAGGAGCACGGCGTGACCCCGGCACAGGGAGAAGTGCTTGTCACGGGCGCAGCGGGCGGCGTGGGCAGCACCGCCATTTCCTTGCTCGCGGCTGCCGGGTTCACCGTCACCGCCAGCACCGGGCGGCCGCAGGAGGCGGACTACCTCCGTTCCCTTGGGGCGGCAAAGGTGATCGGCCGCGAGGAGCTCCCCGCCCTCCAACGGCCCCTCGAAAAGGAACGCTGGGCGGGCGTGGTGGACACCGTGGGCGCTGAGACGCTCGCCGGAGCCCTCGCGAGTACGCGCGTTCACGGCTCTGTGGCGGCCTGCGGCCTGGCGGGTGGAAGCGCGCTTCACACCACGGTCTTCCCCTTCATCCTGCGGGGCGTGAACCTGCTGGGCATCGATTCGGTGACCTGCCCCACGGAAAGGCGGCGCGCGGCCTGGGCCCGGTTGGCGCGCGACCTTCCCGCTGCCCGGCTCGCGGAGGTGACGCAGGTCCGTCCCCTCGCGGACGTGCCCGCCCTTGCCGAAGAGATTCTCGCCGGGCGGGTGCGGGGCCGAACGGTGATTGCGGTTGCCGCCTCCCCTGATAAGCTGTCGAGGTGA